Below is a window of Chryseobacterium arthrosphaerae DNA.
CAACGGAGTAAAAGACGTAATGGATATGTCTACTATAGCAGCAGCACCTGCGCCTGCACCGGTTGAAACTACTTCTGCTGTAGACCCTGCGGTTCAGAAAAAAGTTCAGGATGCTGTAAAAGATTTCCCATCTGTAAAAGTGGAAGTAGTAAACGGACAGCTTACTCTTACAGGAAATGTTTCCGGCCAGCAGGCGAGAAAGATCAAAGAATCTGTGGATGCTTTGAAAATCGGAAAGTATAACAACAACCTAATTGTAAAATAATTTAAAATGAGCGAATTACAAGATAAATATTCAAGCGTAGTTTCAGCAGCACAGTCTGCAGGAATTTCAAACCTTCAGGTTCAGGAGCAGGACGGGATTCTTTATGTATCCGGAAATGCTTCCAATACTGCGGCGAAAGATGCTGTATGGAATGCTTTAGGAGCTATTGATTCTACTTATTCTGCTTCAGATATTAACATTGATGTACAGGTGGCAGGTCTTGCTTCGGGAGCCTCTTTAACTGTAGCAACCGATGAGTCTAACCTGAATATCAGACAGGAGCCTTCTACTGAAGCTGCTGTTGTAGGTAAAGCTGCCAAAGGTTCTTCCGTAACTTTAATTGAGCAGACTTCTGATGACTGGTGGAAAGTAAAAACTGCTGACGGCCAGGAAGGTTATGCTTATTCAAGATATTTAAGAGCATAATTTTTATAAATAAATAATAAATTTTCACAAATTTATCATAGAAACATCCCTAAAAAGGGATGTTTTTTTATTTTTACACCTTTGAAAAACTCAATGAAGAAAATCTTACTGCTATGGGTGCTGATAGGCAATATTTTTATTGTACATGCTCAAAAACTGTATATCAACGGAAAAGTATCCGATTCAGAGAAAAAACCTGTAGAAAATATTACCGTATATCTGCTGAAGGCAAAAGATTCATCTATTGTCAATTATACGGCAACCAACAAGGAAGGGAAATTCTCGTTGAAAATAGATGAACAGGATGCTCCATCTATTCTGAAAATCGATAATGAAAGATTGTCTTATTCCAGAATTTTTGAAAAAATTGACAAACCTTTATCACTGGGAGATATTGAACCTGAGCCCAAAAAAGTAATCAGTATTGATGAGGTAAAAATTTCCGTTGCGCCGGTAAAAATAAAAAATGATACTGTAGAATTCAATGCCTCTTCTCTCAAAGTGCGTCCTGACAGCAATATCAAGGAGCTTCTGAAACAGATCCCCGGAGTAGACATCAGCAATGATGATAAAATTACGGTGGATGGTAAGACAGTAGACCAGATTACAGTGAATGGCAAAGCTTTTTTTGATAAAGACGGTAAAATCGCCCTTCAGAATCTTCCGGCAGATATTATTAAAAATATTCAGTTTACGACTACCAAAACAAAAGAGGAAGAGCTTAGCAAAAAACCTGCAAGATCACAGAATACCACCATCAATTTCAATATTGACGAAAAGAAAAATAAAGGCTTTTTTGGAAAGGCAATGGCTGGATACGGCTCTGATAAAAGATATGAGGGAAATATACAGGCCAACTATTTTAATGGAGATACCAATCTCAGCCTGATAGCCTCTTCCAATAATATCAACTCCAGAAGTGTTTCTGCCGATGAGGTTTTTGATACTATGGGCAGCAGAGGGGGCGGTTCACAAAGCAGTGGAAGCGGCATTCAAAGATTTTCAACTGTTGGGATCAATTATAATGATAAATTTTCATCGGATGCAAGTCTGGATAACCTCAGCTTAAGATATTCGGAATCTAACAGGGAAACCCGTTCCAAAGCTTCCAGAAGTACGCTTCTTCCGGGTGACTCTACCCTGAAGACCGATTCTGAAAATAGCGGTGAAAATGACTCGAAGGATTATAATTTTAATAATTCAACGGTCATTAAACCGGATTCAAAGACCAATATTTACCTTTCGCCTTCTTTTTCAAGGTCTGAAAGTGTCAGTTCCGGCAGATCAGTATCTTCCACTTCAAAGGATGGTAAGCTTCTGAATGAAAGTACATCTCTGAACAGCATGAATGGAGAAAACAATGCTTTCAGTCCCAATATCTATTTTTCCAGGAACCTGAAAAAGAAAGGGCGTGCCATCTCTGCTACGGTCAACAGTACCATTTCTGAATCCAAAACCCATACAGTCAACCAGTCGCAGAACACCTTCTACCGGAAATCCGGGATCATTACAGATAACCGGGATCAGCTGCAGAAGAACCAGAACCAGATCAATAATTATACTTTCCGGGCAGGGTATACTGAGCCTGTCTCCGATTCTGCGATGGTAAGTTTTGATATCAGCTACAGTTCAAAACTGTCCAGGGATTTCAGAGATATCAGCGATTATGATTCTGCTACCGGACATTATTCCAATTATAATATTGCGCTCTCAAACAGCATGCAGCAAAATATCAGTCAGATCACTCCTGAAATTTCTTTCTCTATTTTTAAAAAGAAATTCAATGTCTGGAGTACTGCCAATCTTGAGATTTCGGATATGAAGGTCAACTCTGTCTTCAAAGGTCAGCAGTATGAGCTTCAGAAAAGCTTTGTGCTTCCAAGTTATTCGGTGAATTTTCAATACGCTTTTTCTGAACGTAAGAGGCTTATGTTTGCCAATTCTTCAAGCTTTGGTATTCCCGGAGCAGAAAGGTTAATTCCATATAAAGACGAATCGGATCCCCTGGTTACCTATACCGGAAATCCTGATCTTAAAAACTCCTGGATGAACAGCAGTACTATTTCTTTCAACAACTATAATATTGTATCGAACTTCAATTATTACATTAATGTAGGTTTTATCTACAGGAATAATGATGTCATCAATTACACCAGGTATGATGATGCCGGAAAACAGATCGTCACGTATGATAACATAAGCGGAAACAAAACTTTTAACGTTAATGCTTTTTTTAATAAAACTTTCAAATGGGAGGATAAAAAACTTTCCGTCAGTCCGAGGTTCGGGATGGTGTATAATTTTAACAACAGTTCCGTAAACGCGCAGCTGATCAAAAGCAGGACTTACAGTTTAACGCCTTCAGTAAATTTAAGTTTCGAAATCAAGGATAAATTTACGATAAAGCCTTCCTACAGGCTCGGATATAATTTCTCCAAATATTCCAATTCGGATATCAGCAACATCAATACCGCCAATCAGTCTTTAAAGCTGGAGCTTACCAATTATCTGTTCCACAGCAGCCTTGTTTTCGGAAATGATTTCGAATACAATACCAATTCGAATATTGCCCCGGGATTCAAAAAAGATTTTTATTTCTGGAATACCAGTCTGGGCTACTCCTTCTACAAAAAGCAGCTTACAGCAAAAGTGAAGATCTATGATGTGCTGAATCAGAATCAGAGTGTAAGCAGAAATATCACCAATACTTATTTTGAGGATCGTGAAGAGCTGATCCTGAAACGGTATATTATGTTTTCGCTCAGTTTAAAACTCAATAAATTCAATGGCAAAAAGATGAAGAAGAAATAGTCTTTTATTTGGGCAGCACTCTTTTTACGGCTTTTACATTCAATTCTGAAAAACGCAGCTGATTCTGTTTTTAAAATAAGATTTCTCTGATAAAATGCTTCAGCAGCATTTTTATGTTTAAATTAGCTGCAAATTTTTTTTATGAAAATCCATATTTCAGTTTTATTGATTCTTTGTTTCATTCTTGGGAAAGCACAAAAAGCGGAACAGAAAGATAATTTCGTTAAAGACAATTTCACCAAGAAAGAATTTTATATTCCGATGCGTGACGGAGTGAAGCTTTTCACTGCCGTTTATATCCCGAAAGATATTTCGAAAAAGAACAAATATCCTTTCCTGATGCAGAGAACCTGCTACAGCATTGCTCCCTATGGAGAAAATGAATACAAAACAAAGGTTGGCCCCAACTCTTACCTGATGCAGGACAAATACATCTTCGTCTATCAGGATGTACGTGGAAGATATATGAGTGAGGGTACATTTACCAATATGACTCCGCAGGTGGAACGCAAAACCAAAAAAGATGTTGATGAAAGCACAGATACCTACGATACGATTGAATGGCTATTGAAAAACGTAAAAGACAATAATGGTAAAATAGGGCAATTCGGAACTTCTTATCCCGGATTTTATACTGCTGTAGGAACACTGGCACAGCATCCGGCCCTGGTTGCCTCTTCCCCACAGGCTCCGATCTCTGATTTCTGGAATGATGATTTCCTTCACAACGGAAGATTTATGCTGGGATACTTCAGGACTTTCCCGGTTTTTGGAGTTCAGAAAACTAAACCGGAAGATAAAGCATGGTATATGGATTCCTTCATCAAACCAACTTCTGAAGACGGCTTAAAATTCTACAGGGAGATGGGGACCCTGAAAGATGGCTATGAAAAATATTATAAAAATAATTTCTTCATGACGGAAATTATGAATCATACCAACTATGATGTGTTCTGGCAGAAAAGAGGACTTCTTCCTCATCTTAAGAATATCAACCACGCTGTAATGACCGTTGGCGGATGGTTTGATGCGGAAGACCTTTCCGGACCTCTGAATATTTATAAAACAATTGAAAAGACAAGCCCTAAAGCAAAGAATACCATTGTAATGGGCCCTTTCTCTCATGGCGGATGGTCTCAGGAGCAGGGGAAGCATTTCCATAGTGAAACCTATTTCGGTGACAGCATTGCTACCTATTACCAGAAAAATGTTGAGACGAAATTCTTCAATCATTATCTGAAAGGAAATACCAAAGAAGACGCCGGACTTCCTGAAGCACTGATGTATGACACAGGCGCCAAAGTATGGAAAGAATTCGCTTCCTACCCACCAAAAAATGCGCAGAAAGTAAATTTCTACCTGTCAGATAAAACACTGAAAAAGACTTCCGGACAAGGATATTCCGAATACTACAGTGATCCTGACAACCCGGTTGTAAGCTCTGATCATTTAAAGGATTTCAATGGCTTCACTCCTAAAAATTATATGTCCGAAGACCAGAGATTTGCGGAAGGAAGACCTGATGTTCTGACATTCACCACAGATGTTTTAACGGAGGATATTACTTTCGCCGGAGAGATCATGGCTAAACTGAACATTGCCTCTTCTTCTACCGATGCTGA
It encodes the following:
- a CDS encoding BON domain-containing protein, with the translated sequence MKKTIAMAALAVAVSFGAVSCKKKVSDADLQTQATTVVTSNPNASVEVKEGVAHLSGTFADQQSKDAMIAQLKAINGVKDVMDMSTIAAAPAPAPVETTSAVDPAVQKKVQDAVKDFPSVKVEVVNGQLTLTGNVSGQQARKIKESVDALKIGKYNNNLIVK
- a CDS encoding SH3 domain-containing protein, whose product is MSELQDKYSSVVSAAQSAGISNLQVQEQDGILYVSGNASNTAAKDAVWNALGAIDSTYSASDINIDVQVAGLASGASLTVATDESNLNIRQEPSTEAAVVGKAAKGSSVTLIEQTSDDWWKVKTADGQEGYAYSRYLRA
- a CDS encoding TonB-dependent receptor → MKKILLLWVLIGNIFIVHAQKLYINGKVSDSEKKPVENITVYLLKAKDSSIVNYTATNKEGKFSLKIDEQDAPSILKIDNERLSYSRIFEKIDKPLSLGDIEPEPKKVISIDEVKISVAPVKIKNDTVEFNASSLKVRPDSNIKELLKQIPGVDISNDDKITVDGKTVDQITVNGKAFFDKDGKIALQNLPADIIKNIQFTTTKTKEEELSKKPARSQNTTINFNIDEKKNKGFFGKAMAGYGSDKRYEGNIQANYFNGDTNLSLIASSNNINSRSVSADEVFDTMGSRGGGSQSSGSGIQRFSTVGINYNDKFSSDASLDNLSLRYSESNRETRSKASRSTLLPGDSTLKTDSENSGENDSKDYNFNNSTVIKPDSKTNIYLSPSFSRSESVSSGRSVSSTSKDGKLLNESTSLNSMNGENNAFSPNIYFSRNLKKKGRAISATVNSTISESKTHTVNQSQNTFYRKSGIITDNRDQLQKNQNQINNYTFRAGYTEPVSDSAMVSFDISYSSKLSRDFRDISDYDSATGHYSNYNIALSNSMQQNISQITPEISFSIFKKKFNVWSTANLEISDMKVNSVFKGQQYELQKSFVLPSYSVNFQYAFSERKRLMFANSSSFGIPGAERLIPYKDESDPLVTYTGNPDLKNSWMNSSTISFNNYNIVSNFNYYINVGFIYRNNDVINYTRYDDAGKQIVTYDNISGNKTFNVNAFFNKTFKWEDKKLSVSPRFGMVYNFNNSSVNAQLIKSRTYSLTPSVNLSFEIKDKFTIKPSYRLGYNFSKYSNSDISNINTANQSLKLELTNYLFHSSLVFGNDFEYNTNSNIAPGFKKDFYFWNTSLGYSFYKKQLTAKVKIYDVLNQNQSVSRNITNTYFEDREELILKRYIMFSLSLKLNKFNGKKMKKK
- a CDS encoding CocE/NonD family hydrolase, whose amino-acid sequence is MKIHISVLLILCFILGKAQKAEQKDNFVKDNFTKKEFYIPMRDGVKLFTAVYIPKDISKKNKYPFLMQRTCYSIAPYGENEYKTKVGPNSYLMQDKYIFVYQDVRGRYMSEGTFTNMTPQVERKTKKDVDESTDTYDTIEWLLKNVKDNNGKIGQFGTSYPGFYTAVGTLAQHPALVASSPQAPISDFWNDDFLHNGRFMLGYFRTFPVFGVQKTKPEDKAWYMDSFIKPTSEDGLKFYREMGTLKDGYEKYYKNNFFMTEIMNHTNYDVFWQKRGLLPHLKNINHAVMTVGGWFDAEDLSGPLNIYKTIEKTSPKAKNTIVMGPFSHGGWSQEQGKHFHSETYFGDSIATYYQKNVETKFFNHYLKGNTKEDAGLPEALMYDTGAKVWKEFASYPPKNAQKVNFYLSDKTLKKTSGQGYSEYYSDPDNPVVSSDHLKDFNGFTPKNYMSEDQRFAEGRPDVLTFTTDVLTEDITFAGEIMAKLNIASSSTDADFAVKLIDVYPEDFKPAEKKDGVVYGNYHQMVRSEIMPARFRNTREKGEALVPGQKTAVNFRLQDVVHTFKKGHKIQIQISSTWFPLFAVNPQKFMDNPNFASKEDYTKAFIKIYGDSSIEAEILK